Within the Desulfatiglans anilini DSM 4660 genome, the region CCCATCGACGGGATCAAGATCCACTCCCTCTATGTGCTGCAGGGCACCGTCATGGGCGCTCTTTTCAATTCCGGACGATACGAGCCGATGACGCGGGCCCGCTACGTCGAAACCGTCGTCGAAATCCTGGAAGTACTGCCGCCTGGCCTCGTCATACAGAGGCTGACCGGCGATCCACCCAGAACGGGACTCCTGGCTCCCTTATGGACGCTCGAAAAGCAGAAAAACCTGAATATGATAAGAAACGCTTTGGAACGGAAGAATACATGGCAGGGCAGGCTGTACGGATGATCCACTGCTGGAGGCTGAGGGTGGGGCGGCTTTCGGTCAGCGTCGCATCGAGCACTCTGGGCGCCAGGCGCATCGAGCTCTCCCTCGATTCCCAAACCCCGGTCCTCGTATCGTTCAGACCCCTCTTCCCGGGTTCTACCCTGATCGTGAGCCGGGATTGGAACGAGCCGTTGATTGCTGCGGTCGAGGCGTCGCTCGCCGGGGGGTCGCCTTCCGCCTCGCTGCAGACGGATTTGACGCTCTCACCTTTTCAGGATACGGTTCTTCGTGCGATCAGCAGAATCCCATTCGGTTCGACGGTGAGTTATTCAGAGGTTGCGGCAACCCTGGGGAACCCCTCACTGGCACGGGCCGTCGGTCAAGCCTTGAAGCGCAACCCGCTCCCGATCGTCTTTCCATGCCATCGAGTCCTGGCTGTCAACGGGCTCGGAGGGTTCGGGGGCAGGTCACCGGCAAACTTGGCAATCAAGCGCTTTCTTCTGGAGCGGGAGGGCTCTCTCGAAACCAGCTAGAGGGCCTCCAGGAAAGATTCCAGGCTGCTCAAATCCTGGACGCTGAAAGTGCGGACCTTCTCGTCACGGCCGGCAATCTTGCGCACCAGGCCTGTCAAGACCCGCTTGGGCCCCACCTCCACAAAGGTATCGACTCCGGCTTCCAGCATCCCCCTCACAATCTGATACCACCTTACTGGGCTCGTCAGCTGCCGAGCCATGATATCCTTCATGTCCGCCGGCTCGAACTCTACCTTGCCGGTTGCATTGAAGAACATCTTTCCAACAGGCTTCTTGAACGGTATGGCCGACATGAAATCCCGGAACTCATTGACGGCCCCCTCCATCAAAGAGCAGTGCCAGGCACCGCTGACGTTCAAGGGCAAGGCTTTCGCACCCAGCGCCTGGGCACCCTTAACAGCGCGGGACACCGCATCCATCTCGCCGGTGACCACAATCTGTTCGGCGCTGTTGTGGTTCGCCACAGCCAGCACCTGACCCTCGCGCACCTCGCCAACCAAACCCTCGACCCTGTCTATCGGCAAGCCGATGACGGCGGCCATGCCTCCCGGATGCGCAACCGCCTCACGCTGCATCAACCGCCCCCGCATGTCGACAAGACGAAGCGCATCCTCCGGGGCGATCACCCCGGCTGCAACAAGGGATGCATATTCCCCGAGGCTGTGTCCCGCGGTCATCTGAGGAGCCACCCCAGCCTCCTGCAGCGCGTGGAGGCAGGCGAGACTCACGGCGGTGACGGCCGGTTGCAGATTTTCTGTCAGGGTAAGTTCTTCGAGCGGACCATCAAAGCACAATGCGGACAGCCGCTTCCCGCAGATTTCGTCCATCTTGGCGAAGATGTCTTCTCTTACGGCGTCGTATCGATCGAACAGATCGCGCCCCATCCCCACAAATTGAGAACCCTGCCCAGGAAAAAGATAAGCGATGCTCGCGCTCATTACCCCTCCCTAAACCAACGGTACTGCACACGCGAAGCGTGTGGAGAGACCCGGACCCGCCCCGCAGGGGCGGGTCCGGGCACGCGAAGCGTGTGAGGAGAAAATCCTCATTTCCGGATTGGAAAT harbors:
- a CDS encoding methylated-DNA--[protein]-cysteine S-methyltransferase, which produces MAGQAVRMIHCWRLRVGRLSVSVASSTLGARRIELSLDSQTPVLVSFRPLFPGSTLIVSRDWNEPLIAAVEASLAGGSPSASLQTDLTLSPFQDTVLRAISRIPFGSTVSYSEVAATLGNPSLARAVGQALKRNPLPIVFPCHRVLAVNGLGGFGGRSPANLAIKRFLLEREGSLETS
- the fabD gene encoding ACP S-malonyltransferase — encoded protein: MSASIAYLFPGQGSQFVGMGRDLFDRYDAVREDIFAKMDEICGKRLSALCFDGPLEELTLTENLQPAVTAVSLACLHALQEAGVAPQMTAGHSLGEYASLVAAGVIAPEDALRLVDMRGRLMQREAVAHPGGMAAVIGLPIDRVEGLVGEVREGQVLAVANHNSAEQIVVTGEMDAVSRAVKGAQALGAKALPLNVSGAWHCSLMEGAVNEFRDFMSAIPFKKPVGKMFFNATGKVEFEPADMKDIMARQLTSPVRWYQIVRGMLEAGVDTFVEVGPKRVLTGLVRKIAGRDEKVRTFSVQDLSSLESFLEAL